TATGAtgtgtttgataaaatgtctaGCAGAAGTGTTGTGTCTTGGACTGCCATGATTTCCGGGTTTGCTCAAAATGGATATTCAAAGGATGCTCTGGAGACTTTTCAGGAAATGCGTTATTCTGGTGTTAAGGGTAATCAGTTCACTTATGGGAGTGTTTTGAAGGCTTGTACAAGTATGTTGTGTTTAGAAGTGGGTAAACAGATACAAGGATGTATTGTAAAGAGTATATTTCTTGACAATTTGTTTGTGCAGAGTGCACTTGTTTGTTTGCATTCACAGTGTGGAAGGATGGAGGATGCTCAGTATTTGTTTGAGAGGATGTTGGAGAGGGATACAGTATCTTGGAATGCATTGATTGGTGGTTACGCTGTTCAGGGGCTTGCAGATGATTCCTTTGGAACGTTCCAGTCGATGCTAAGAGATGGTACCACTTATATCTTCTTGCTAGAATCGTTTCATTAGAAACTTGGGTTACTGGTATGGACTAAGGGCTAGAGTTTGCCATTTACATGGCTTTACCCAAATTTGCCAAGTCAAAGCTcaaaagcccaaccttgggctAGACTTTTCTGATTTTGTGCAAGGTTTGGAAGTTTTCTTTGGAAAGAGGTAGGCAGGGGTTTGTCAAGAATAGAGATAACCATGATATTCAAGTATCATTCATGACAAGTTTCTTGTATTTGATGACCATGACATCTTAGTGTGCCCTATGACAAGTCATTTGGATATGGCTGGCCCTGAAAAAGCCTCAGAATGTTTTAGATTGATTTTAAATTTGGGGACTAAATTTTTTACCATCATATCAACTGCATCATTTCCAGTGCCCATTTGTTATGGAGACAAGTTGGGTACATTCAAGTGATTGTGTTTAATGATCATTTAATTGAAGGTTATGACTGTAGTAgaatatttgttcattttcttttaatagtGTGTTTTAATTCATAAAGAACAGTAGTTATTTCTTCCTTGTAAATTGTCTCCAGGCCTTGTTTGCATGACTACTCATATCTCTTCTTTTAATATAAGTAGATTCCCAAAGCAGTTGCATAAGAAGAGTTCCAAAAGTTTTTGGAAAagcaaaattttgttttttttgcaaTTGTGGTTGAGGCATATTCCCTGAATCTGTCTTCACATTGGTGCTCATCGAAAAGAAGCTTCCTTGTAGAATTCTTCTTTTTGCCCTTGATTTTGAAGTTCGGTACTTCAGTTGAACTTtcagtttcttttgtttttgaaaaacttGCAGGTATGATGCCTGATCAGTTCACTTTTGGGAGTGTTTTGAGTGCCTGTGGTGGAGGTAAAGCTCTTATCAAGGTTAAACAGATACATGGTCTTATTATCCACCTGGGTTTTGGATCTTATGAAATAGTAACTGGATCATTGATTGATGCTTATGCAAAATCTGGAAGTGTGAGAAGTGCAAAGCTTTTGTATGATTCTATGCCAGAAAAGGATCTGATTTCGTGCACAGCATTGATCACTAGGTATGCACATGCAGGTAGGTATAGAATGGAGGCGTTGGGTCTCTTTGGTGAAATAATTCAGATGCAAATGAGAATGGATAGTATCATCCTTTGCTCCATGCTTAATGTATGTGCTAATTTGGCATTATTGAGTTTGGGAAGACAAATTCATGCGGCTGCATTAAAAAAACAGCCCAGTTACGACGTGGCCATGGGTAATGCTTTCATAGATATGTATGCTAAATCTGGAGAAATTGAAGATGCTAACCGTGCTTTTGATgacataaaagaaaagaatgtaaTTTCTTGGACTTCATTAATTTCCGGATATGGGAAGCATGGATATGGAGAAAAGGCTATTAAACTTTTTGAGAAGATGGAAGATAACAAGTTGAAGCCAAATGACGTTACATTCTTGACTCTTCTTTTCGCTTGTAGCCATACTGGCATGACCACTAAAGGATGGGAATGCTTTACTTCCATGGTTAACAAGTACAAAATTAGTCCTAGAGTTGAGCATTATGCTTGTATGGTCGATCTTTTTGCACGAGGGGGGCAGTTGGAAGAAGCCTATGAATTAGTATTGCAGATGAGTATCAGGCCTAGTACCTCAATTTGGGGTTCTATTCTTGGAGCATGTAGAATCTATGGCAATATGTCTCTTGGTGAAGTAGCAGCCAGGCATCTTTTTGATTTAGATCCCAAGAAAGCAGTTAACTATGTTTCTCTAGCAGGCATATATGCTGCAGCTGGTTTGTGGGATGATGCTTGTAAGATGAGGAAACTGATGAAAGACAGAGGTATAGAAAAAGATCCGGCCTGGAGTTCTATTCAATgcatgaagaagaaatttcaacTTCTTGCCGCGAGTTAAGGAACTTTACCATATGAGTTGTGAGTTCATGGCTGGTTCCTTTACCCTGTTTATGACCATCAAGAAGGGACAGATCTGGGATTGTTATCGGTATCTACATCCCCATCATGAGGTGGCTGATATGATATCGATCTTACCAAGGACCTAGAAAAGGAATGCTTGTTTCATTTGCCCTTGCAGCCTTGCTGGAAGACCATCAACATGAGTCATTAGGAGTCTTCAGCACTTGATTGACATTGCAATGTTTCGTTGAGCTTCTCTTGTATCAACCTGTTGGAGTTGCCAATTGCTAGATCAACTTTCAGACCAAATCTGCATGGGCCTACCCCTGTGATAGAATCTGCATTGTCGCTACCTCTATGTATTAGGCTACGTTTGGGAACGGTCTGCGAAAAGTTCTTGGGCATTCTTTCGTTCTCCGAGAACGGAAAAACAGGTAAATATTGTTGGGCAAAATGGTTCATTCTGTCGTTCTTAAAGAATGAACGAGCGATATTTTGGTCTGTGGAATGGGATTTACAGAACACATCAaacttttttttcattctctctctctctctctcacacacacacatactcATTTATTTCCCCTTGTAGACCTCTCTCTCATAtctctctttgttctttttctaACATAAGCTCTATTTTGGTCTTCCACAGCCAGATTTGTAATACGTCTGGCCATTTGCAGAGGTAATCGAGATTTTCCGAAGTTGAGGAAGGAAAAGTGGATTTTAGGCTTCAGATAGAGTTCTACTGCAATACCAGTGAATGGCCTATTGGTTTATACTTTTATTTTGTGGTCAGGAGAATTGTGCATTACGCTCCATTTGTTGTGAAATATTTCTTTTCTGGGAGAGCATGGTAGATCTTATCTTAACTCTTTACTTATAATCATAAATAGATGCCGATGTCCAAATGGGCATTTGATTGAATACCTTTTGCTTGGACTTGTTCTTTTTTATGCTGTTACTAGAGATGTCTCTTTGGAGAACACCTGTTTTATTTGGGGGAGCACTCCAAATAGCAATTTGCTTATTTGCACTACTTGGAGTAATGGTTCTGTATCTGCCAATTCAGGCTTGAGAGGCTCAGACTCGCCTTAAGTCCTCAGCCCATAGCTCAAACCCCACacacatcaaaataaaaaaaaaagtttagttCCTCAGAATCTCAAAGAAGTTCAATCTTTGTTTCCTTTCAAGCTTGAATTTTCTATTTCTATGATTAAGAAACTTAGACTATTCGGTTGGTTGTTTTCGTTTGACTGACCTATATATTGAATAACATTGTGAGTTCTTAAAGCTTATTTAGTAGTTCAGATGACAAGTGATATTTGTAGTTGGTGCTTATTGGTTGATAGGCAGTATGAAGTATGAACCACTCAATTCCTGTAGCAGAACATTCTCGTAAAGTGTGGCTCAATTGGGCATGAGCAATCCTTGATGCTAGCCTTGGGCATTCCGTTAATATAGGCTCGACTCACCATGGAATGCCTTGAATCCTGTTGGAGAGTGTTTATGGGCAAAATGTAGTCACCTTCAATGATAATCCTACCCAAGCCTCGTTGAAGAGCCAGCTGAAGAGCTTTCCTGATTGCAATAGCTTCAGCAACACACAAATAGGCAATGCCCAATTCCAGAAGCAAAGCAGAAGATAATATTGTACTGAGGATCTTTGCAGATGCCACCAACTCCTTGTCCGGGATTCCGTAGACATGATCCATCAACATTTATTTTGAGGAAGCCTTGAGAGGGAGGTTTCCAAGAGATGAATTGAGGAGTGGTGACTCTGTTTCGAACTAGGCCATTTTGGAGAAATTCAATCGTTAATGCAGTGGCCTTAGCATGAATACCGAAAGCAGAGAGAGATGTTTGATTGAAAAGCTTAGATGTATAAGCTATCCAAAGACTCCATAGAATATTCAGTAAGAGAGCAACATCTTTAATGTTCTGGGCGTTGACTGTAGTTCGCACCATGGCCATATGAACTGCCTCAAGAATATCCCTAATCTCCACCAAGCCAATTCGGTTGGAGAGCTCCATACGTCCTTTGCCAAAGAACATCGAAGAAACAAATGGTTTGTGTTTGCAGTGTCCTCTGCACAATAAATACAAAATGGGTGTATGTGGACTGTGGAGCCATATGTAGTCAGGCAAAGAAGGCGTAGGCAGACGTCCATGAAGAAGTTTCCATGTGAACATCTGCACCTTGGGCGCAATGTGTTATGTGTGTATGCCATATCCTCAACTACACAGGGTGCGGGGGTAGCCCATTTATATTGGATTGCAAGCATGTATGCTGAAGCCACAGTGAACCTTCCTGAAGAAGTAGGTAGCCATATACACCGGTCTCTTCTTGGAAAAATGGATACAGAGATAGATAAGATTTGTCACGCAATGTCTAGGGGCCACCAATGAAAAACTAATTCCACTTTCCAAGTTCGAGATTTAGGATCAATAAAATTACTCAGAGTCTAAGGAGCAtgagggagaaaagggaaaggggCTGATACTGGAGGTAATTCGGTAACCAAAAATCCACCCAGGGATTTATAGTGTTAACCAAACCGACCTGAAAAAATAAACCGTTTTGAAGAAGAGCACAACTCCCTTTATCGAATATCTGCCTGGGGGAaatatttcttcttcatcatccttCCACACAGGGATTCTGGTGTCATAAGTTCCCACGCTCTTTTTGCTAACAATGCCATGTTCATATGAGCCGAAGCTTTGATGTTCAATCCACCACACCATTTCGGCTGGCATATCATATTCCAGCTAACCCTTGTGAAATGGCAAAGCCTTCTTCCTTGGCCCAAAAGAACTTTCTACTAATGGCATCTAATTCTTGATGTATGGAAGACGAACGGCAAAAGCAAGACATATAATGTAAGGACATAACAGAGAGAGTGGATTGGATTAATACCACCTTACCTGCTGAGGTTTGGAACTACAATAAAATCAGACAAAAAATCTATGAAATATAAAGTCTTTTGACTCAATGGCCAATTTCTAAATTTTGTATACTTGGCACAATAGAGTGAATTATAATGAGAAAACCTAAACACCCATATATAAACCCCCATTATAGATACTCAATCATTTCTAGATCCGTTAGGACCGGTTAATCAGTTTGATCTGATTCCCAACTCCGGGTATTAAACCCTTTGATCCAATGTTACACAGGCAAGGAAAgcaaggatccatatagccgaccccatttagtggGATAAGGCTTTGTTGTAGTTGTACAAAGAGATGCTCAAATGTTGTTGTTGGCAATGAGTTATGGCAACTGAAAATTCACTACCACCTGCAAAAACCAATGATCATCACATTGTCATTGACAACTTTTGTACGTACTATATTAAATGCTTAATGCAGTGAAAACCAATGCAACATTAATAATTTGTtgagaagatagagagagttGAC
The nucleotide sequence above comes from Telopea speciosissima isolate NSW1024214 ecotype Mountain lineage chromosome 3, Tspe_v1, whole genome shotgun sequence. Encoded proteins:
- the LOC122654622 gene encoding pentatricopeptide repeat-containing protein At3g20730, coding for MNRVWKVTVRHLTGITTPTAIQSKIKSLCNSGRLKEALNILDSKPILLDLSLYSPILQLCINSRAEKEGRFVHDHILGSGLNLDLHFNTKLVIFYSKIGDIKAAYDVFDKMSSRSVVSWTAMISGFAQNGYSKDALETFQEMRYSGVKGNQFTYGSVLKACTSMLCLEVGKQIQGCIVKSIFLDNLFVQSALVCLHSQCGRMEDAQYLFERMLERDTVSWNALIGGYAVQGLADDSFGTFQSMLRDGMMPDQFTFGSVLSACGGGKALIKVKQIHGLIIHLGFGSYEIVTGSLIDAYAKSGSVRSAKLLYDSMPEKDLISCTALITRYAHAGRYRMEALGLFGEIIQMQMRMDSIILCSMLNVCANLALLSLGRQIHAAALKKQPSYDVAMGNAFIDMYAKSGEIEDANRAFDDIKEKNVISWTSLISGYGKHGYGEKAIKLFEKMEDNKLKPNDVTFLTLLFACSHTGMTTKGWECFTSMVNKYKISPRVEHYACMVDLFARGGQLEEAYELVLQMSIRPSTSIWGSILGACRIYGNMSLGEVAARHLFDLDPKKAVNYVSLAGIYAAAGLWDDACKMRKLMKDRGIEKDPAWSSIQCMKKKFQLLAAS